The genomic DNA GGGTCGCCTCTCACTTCGGAGACACGGTGATGCGTGGGCGGGGGCAGACGGCGCTGTCGGCGTGCGGGGCCAGAGGAGGCCGGTGATTGGGCCGGTGCGTCAACTCTCTGCCTCGTCCGCGGAGTTTATACGACAGGTGTTCACACGGTGTTTCCGCTAGCCGCCTCAGGTATTGCCGGCAAGGCGGTATCCGGACTTTATTATGCGGAGAACCTGCTGATTCGGTGTGTGTGGCGCAGCTGCTGCCTGGTGTTTTTTCCCGGCCGCGGTCGGCCGAAACACGTCGACGATTTCACCACCGCCGTACGGTGGGAACTGCGCAGTGCTTCATGCCGACGGAATGTGCCCCCGGCGGCCACACTCAGATTAGTGGCTCCGCGCTGTCCGTGGGGGCGTTATCGATCACCTGCCTGGGCATTATCGACCGTGACGCGAGCGGCCTGGGCCACGGGCTGCCCACTCGAGGAGGGATGCTTCGATGGGGGAGAAGGTCGTGGCGGGCGCCTTTGACCTGTCCGATCGGCAGAGGTACCGGAGGAAGCTCCACCTGTGCCTGGAGGGGCTGGGGAGGCTCCTGGCGGAGCAGAGGTTCGACCGCCCGCGCAACCTCATGGGCATGGAGATCGAGCTGAATCTGGCAGGTGCGGACGGCCTGCCGAGGATGATGAATGCGGAGGTGCTGGAGCGGATCGCGAGCCGTGATTTCCAGACCGAACTCGGGATGTTCAATTTGGAAGTGAACATAGTCCCGCACCGTCTGGACGGGCGCGTATTCGATCAACTGGCCGAGGAGCTCAGGACCGGCCTCGGATATGCCCACCGGAAGGCGGGAGAGGTCGACGCGGGCATCATGATGATCGGAATACTGCCGACCCTCGACCACCGGGACCTGGTCTCGGCGAACCTCTCGGACGGGGACCGCTACGCGCTGCTGAACGATCAAATGGTGGCGGCCCGCGGCGAGGATTTCGCGCTCGATATCGAAGGCGTCGAACGATTGGTCTGTACCTCCACCTCGATTACGCCCGAAGCGGCCTGTACCTCGGTCCAGCTGCATCTGCAGGTGACCCCGGCACGGTTCGCGGACGTGTGGAACGCGGCGCAGGCCGTCGCCGCCGTGCAGATCGCCCTCGGGGCCAACTCGCCCTTCCTGTTCGGCAGGGAACTGTGGCGGGAGTCCCGCCCGCCGCTCTTCCAGCAGGCCACCGACACCAGGCCGCCCGAACTGCAGAACCAGGGAGTGCGCCCGCGAACCTGGTTCGGCGAGCGATGGATAAGTTCCGCGTACGAGCTCTTCGAGGAGAATCTGCGCTATTTCCCGCCGCTGCTGCCGATCTGTGACGAGGAGGACCCGCTCCAGGTCCTCGACGAGGGTGGGGTGCCGGCGCTCCAGGAACTCGTGCTGCACAACGGTACGGTCTACCGCTGGAACCGGCCGGTGTACGGGCTGGCCGACGGCGTACCCCATCTCCGCGTCGAG from Streptomyces sp. NBC_01707 includes the following:
- a CDS encoding glutamate-cysteine ligase family protein, producing the protein MGEKVVAGAFDLSDRQRYRRKLHLCLEGLGRLLAEQRFDRPRNLMGMEIELNLAGADGLPRMMNAEVLERIASRDFQTELGMFNLEVNIVPHRLDGRVFDQLAEELRTGLGYAHRKAGEVDAGIMMIGILPTLDHRDLVSANLSDGDRYALLNDQMVAARGEDFALDIEGVERLVCTSTSITPEAACTSVQLHLQVTPARFADVWNAAQAVAAVQIALGANSPFLFGRELWRESRPPLFQQATDTRPPELQNQGVRPRTWFGERWISSAYELFEENLRYFPPLLPICDEEDPLQVLDEGGVPALQELVLHNGTVYRWNRPVYGLADGVPHLRVENRVLPAGPTVTDVMANAALYYGLVRALAEESRPVWTRLPFAAAAENFETACRRGIDAELIWPRPGRSGGLTRIPAVKLVRDELLPLAAAGLDAWNIEPADRDHYLGVIEERCKRRVNGASWQADTYHRGLDAGLARDAALGATTRRYAELMHSGEPVHSWPVGFPDSP